One genomic segment of Alphaproteobacteria bacterium includes these proteins:
- a CDS encoding usg protein codes for MANLDMMLNDYRLTTAEILYHMPDHPKLLQTYVWQEYDMAPEFPALYKFLNFWQRELDGKLHSVTVASKILIMPEEFTNAQGEFYIH; via the coding sequence ATGGCAAATCTTGATATGATGTTAAACGATTACCGCCTGACTACTGCAGAAATTCTTTATCACATGCCCGATCATCCTAAATTGCTGCAAACTTATGTGTGGCAGGAATATGATATGGCACCAGAATTTCCTGCTTTATATAAATTTCTTAATTTTTGGCAACGTGAACTCGACGGAAAGCTGCATTCAGTTACGGTTGCAAGCAAAATACTCATTATGCCAGAAGAGTTTACAAACGCGCAGGGTGAATTTTACATTCACTGA
- the asnB gene encoding asparagine synthase (glutamine-hydrolyzing): protein MCAIAGISMRNHVAVDASMLEAMNSTLLHRGPDEKGSYIHDDIGITHCRLSIIDVAGGQQPISDFDGKLHIAVNGEIYNYKPLREMLEAEGVVFKTASDSEVPLHLYKKYGLDFVNHLTGMYAIAIYDQQHGDVVLARDPVGIKPLYICVNDTGVAFASEPSALTQSGWVAPELNEQALPSFLNRQYIVGTDTLFKHIYRVAPGEVLRIRQGAIEERHNVPLELRPHGLLGEEDALSAFDGLLSEKIASHLQAEVPSGAFLSGGIDSSAVVSRMADITTPLRTYTIGFEHVSDADERTMAEGLANQLQTQHSTIEFGEQDFWHYLPRMCATMDDLTADYSALHMLKLAKYAQEDVKVILSGEGGDVIFAGYERYRNQSLWRRWLGRPFRGRGDTYRYGHIFLEPERFTHYYRQELPDKQYRKHGFSALQGFQAEDIAEWLPNNLLLKLDRCLMAYGVEGRVPLLDREMLSFAFSLPDRFKMRKKEGKWLLKTWLHNRHPELSAWQTKRGFTIPLHEWLEKRREKIDAFLTDHPSLKAIMDTQKMHAWLAKPLDAKGAKLLFNILCLALWYDIHILGKSEDGLI from the coding sequence ATGTGTGCAATAGCCGGAATTTCCATGCGTAATCATGTCGCTGTAGATGCCTCTATGCTGGAGGCCATGAACAGCACGCTTCTTCATCGCGGACCCGACGAAAAAGGCAGCTATATTCATGACGATATTGGCATCACCCATTGCCGACTGAGCATCATAGATGTTGCCGGTGGCCAGCAGCCTATCAGTGATTTTGATGGAAAACTGCACATTGCTGTTAATGGCGAGATATATAATTACAAGCCTCTGCGTGAAATGCTCGAAGCTGAAGGCGTAGTGTTTAAAACTGCATCAGATAGCGAAGTGCCGTTGCATTTATATAAAAAATACGGCTTAGACTTTGTTAACCACCTGACGGGCATGTATGCCATTGCCATTTACGACCAGCAGCATGGCGATGTGGTTCTTGCCCGCGACCCTGTAGGAATCAAACCCTTATATATTTGCGTTAATGACACAGGAGTGGCCTTTGCCTCGGAACCCTCTGCCCTCACCCAATCCGGTTGGGTTGCCCCTGAGCTGAACGAACAGGCATTGCCTTCGTTTTTAAACCGGCAATATATTGTTGGCACGGATACTCTTTTCAAACATATTTATCGCGTGGCTCCGGGCGAAGTATTGCGTATCCGGCAGGGCGCAATAGAAGAACGTCATAATGTGCCGTTGGAGCTGCGCCCCCATGGATTACTGGGTGAAGAAGATGCCCTCTCGGCATTTGATGGATTGTTAAGCGAAAAGATTGCCAGTCACTTACAAGCAGAGGTGCCAAGCGGGGCATTTTTGTCGGGGGGTATTGATTCATCTGCTGTGGTTTCCCGCATGGCAGACATTACCACCCCGCTGCGTACCTATACGATAGGATTCGAACATGTATCCGATGCCGATGAGCGCACTATGGCCGAGGGCTTAGCAAACCAACTTCAAACCCAGCATTCTACGATCGAGTTTGGTGAACAGGACTTTTGGCATTATCTGCCGCGCATGTGTGCAACTATGGACGACCTCACCGCTGATTATTCTGCACTGCATATGTTGAAGCTGGCAAAATACGCACAGGAAGATGTAAAGGTCATTTTATCGGGCGAAGGCGGCGATGTCATTTTTGCCGGATACGAACGTTATCGCAATCAATCTTTATGGCGGCGGTGGCTTGGCCGACCATTTCGCGGACGTGGCGACACCTATCGCTACGGACATATTTTTTTGGAACCAGAGCGTTTCACACATTACTACCGTCAGGAGCTTCCTGATAAGCAATACCGCAAACACGGATTCTCTGCATTGCAGGGCTTTCAGGCCGAAGATATTGCCGAATGGTTGCCAAATAATTTATTGCTAAAGCTGGATCGCTGCCTCATGGCCTATGGGGTGGAAGGGCGTGTGCCGCTGCTCGATCGTGAAATGCTATCTTTTGCCTTTTCGCTACCCGATCGTTTTAAAATGCGCAAAAAAGAAGGCAAATGGCTGCTGAAAACATGGCTGCATAACCGGCATCCAGAATTATCAGCTTGGCAAACCAAACGTGGATTCACCATACCACTGCATGAATGGCTGGAAAAACGCCGCGAAAAAATTGACGCATTTCTCACCGATCATCCATCCCTAAAGGCCATTATGGATACGCAAAAAATGCATGCTTGGCTTGCAAAGCCTCTTGATGCCAAAGGCGCAAAATTATTGTTTAATATTCTCTGCCTTGCCCTGTGGTATGATATTCATATTCTCGGCAAATCCGAAGATGGCTTGATATAA